The following nucleotide sequence is from Chelmon rostratus isolate fCheRos1 chromosome 11, fCheRos1.pri, whole genome shotgun sequence.
TATATTTTCCTGATTGTATTACCTACTTTTAACACTTGATCCTTTACTTGTGGCTGCAAGGCGGAGCAAAATTTGACTGCGTCATTGTGATGATCGTGTATGTTTTGTGATCAAAGTCTGAACAGTGAATTCTATGGACTTGTGAATTAGAGGTGTGGTGCATAACATTGCGATATCCCACAACAGCAGCCCAAAGAAGACTTGTGCAGTTGAGTGCAACACACAGTACCCTGCAGTATGTTGACATTCACACTGGTTTGAGGTCTTTTTACAATACTACTACAATAAGTAAAACGTTTTGGCTGTGCACACCCCTTGTGATGTGTGACGGGACCCTGCACAGAGGAAGCTGGGCGGTGTCtgggtgtgtgggtggagctCACAGTCAGGAAGTGTGTCAGAGCGACGCTGTGAAACTGTTCCCTCGCTGCTCACCGCGACATGAGTTTATCAGCATGAGCTCGGCCAGAGGACACCGCAAAGGTAAGTTTAGCAAGTTTTCTTTGCACCGCGTATCTTCTTGAATAAACTCCTCTGGACGAGTACATCGAGAAGAGCGATACACGTGCGGTCATGTGGGACAAAAACACGCTCGTTGCTCATATTTTCCGGAAAGTAAACGcagaaagttgtttttattaGCTTCACACAGCATCTTCTGGAGCACGGTGTGTTAGCAGGGGTCAGTAAAGTGGCTCGTGCGTCTGGaataatgttttctgtctgcacgTTTCCGCGATGAGCGCGGGACATTATTTTGTTGCCAGGACAACAGAGGCGGTAACTCAGGCGCGCGGACACAGTCATGGAGAGAGTCATTCGCTGCAGACACCCTGCGGTTACTGCGTGGTGGAGAGGCGTCTATTTCACTCGTTTTAAAGTCATTTAAACTTGTATTTTACACAGTGAAGTTAAAACAGCAATACCTGTACTGAATATGAACTCAGAAAAATGGATATTACTGGAtaataattattgatgcattaatgtgttcatcacttgttGCAGCTAGTAAAGGTGGAGTTAATTTAACTACTTtgctttatatactgctgggtagtttaatGCATAATAATACATCCATTATGAAatgtagcagaaaatggagTTACTCAAATTCCAACCATTTTAATTTAAGTACAGTAagtgtacttagttacttcccACCGCTGACGTTACTTGGATACTTCCATTGCATGCCTCTAAAATACTGTCCTCTTTATTCTagtactttgtttttttgacattaGCCGCTTTAAGTTagtggtcataccagaccaaagCTGTTGCAGCAACAACTAATATTTTAATTTCTACCAAGAATAATGGCTTATTTGTTAGTCTTTGTTTAGGTTGACTGTAGCCTTCATGTTCTTTAACAGTAGATggtctgaaaaatattttttaatgaacCACAGCACAGGCTTGTCTGTCTGGCTTGGTGTTTGTTTGGATGGACTGTGCAATGTAAGTGTTGGAAAACATCCCAGTGAGTAAGTCATGGGAAGTTTCCCTGGCTCTGTGACCTCACATACTCTGCCAGCACTGCTGCCATTTTAAAGCCCAAGTCTGCCAGAGAACAGCTCTTAATCTCATGATCTTACAGTGAGATCATGATGCATGTGTACTTCCTATTTCTAATTTCTCTCCTTTGAAAGGGAAGTCCCATTTTTGAACAtctgcatgtatttatttcaaaagATTGTAGTGATGATAGTTTAAGTAATTCAGTCCATCCTTACCAAAGCAGTGTGCAGTTGTCTCTTTAAAGTCCACTAAAAGCTCGGAACAAACGCAAGAGACTCATGTAATTTCCTCTTCTGTACAATATATTGCATTACTTGTCAGCCATCTGATGACGTCCAGGAAAGAAGATAATAATGTCAAGTGAGTGTTTCATTTGCAAACTTTCTTTGGACATTTTCCAGAAAGGGAGGTgccattcattttattttgtgctaaATGTTAACAGGATGTAAAAGTCAAGAGGCAAGCTAAAATAGAGGCAAAACTAAACAGGGTTATCAGAGAAGGGCGACGTTCTTCTAAAGGGTTCAATCTTCCTTCCTCCCATGTTGCACAGTCTGATGCTGGGCGAGTGCGTCACTCAGCCCACTGCCTCTATATTTAGAGGTACAATCTGTGCTTCCTCCAGGGGTGGAGTCAAGCAAAAATAACTGGATTTTCTTTATATATACCAtgatttttatacattttatttgttacgTCATTTTTTCCTTAAATCCACTTCAATAATACcactatttctgtttttgtttcaggaTCTGAGCTGTGGCTGCCGGGACGCCTTCGAGGCGCTTGAATGTGCACGTTAGAAACAGGCTGAAGATGCAGGGGGCCATTGCACgaatgtgtgtggtggtggcCGCTGCCATATTGAACCAACCCTTGCTCTTTCCTCAAGAGAACACCACACTCCCGGACCAGGATGAGGAGCTGATTGCTCGCATGCGGGAGCACGAGGCGAGGCTGGAAGTGGAGCAGGCCAGGCTGGAGAAGGAGCTTTCACTGCTGGACTCAAAGCAGGAAGAGACCGGCTCGGAGGAGGGTTATAGCTGGTACTTTTGGAGCGCTGTGTCTTTTGTCATATTCTTCACAATCGAGATGTGCAGGGTGGATCTTGCCGACACAGAAATCCGGCCAGTGGAGGACGAAGACGTTTTTTCAGAGAGTGGATCCGTCACCCCTGGGACGGTGGTGCTGGACAAGGATGTCCTGAGCAACTTCTGTGACAAATCCACCTACATTTCATCCCACGATAACTGGAGGGTGAGGGAGTTTGTCGAGGGTTTCGCTGATGACTTGCTGGAATCGCTCAGAAGCGTGTGTGACAGGGATGCAGACATGGAAGTTGGAGACTTTGTCGGGATTGGAAGCATGTTTGAGTCTTGGAAGGTGTGTAAGCCGCTGGTGTGTGACCTTATAGTGCCTTTCTCGCCTCCAGATCCGTACTCCTTCCAGTTCCACCTGTGGTGCAGCCCGTCCAGCGACATGCCTCCAGACGTGCAAGGCTGTGGCAAGATAAAGGTGACCAGGTttggggaggatgaggaggactgTCTCTGTGGCTCTGCTAACCTGGGCGAGGACATGCTTTGTCTGTTGCACAGCAGGAATGACGCGCTCAAAGTGGACCACAGTCCTGACGAACTGCTGTGCTCCAGGAACACACCTTTCTTAGCCAAGGATCAAGTCATGAAGTGGTTTCAGATCTCTGTAACCAAAGCGTGGGGGCGCATCTCTCACAAATACGACTTCGAGGTCACTTTTCGCAACCTGGATGCCGCCGGTGCTCTGAAGATCCGATTCCGTTCAGGGAAAGTCATCGTGTTGAACATCATACCGGTGGTTCAGCTGGAGGATACAGATGCTTATTTTGTCTCACACTTTCCATCAGAGTGTGACAGCTATGCAGACCCATACTGGCCGCTCTCTTTTGCTGTCTACGAGAGGAATTTGCTGAAACATTTCGCTAAACGCCTACCACAAAATTCCTGTCATTTACACTGCCTTCGGATCGTTACTTTCTTACACAGAAAGCAGACAGGGCTCACAGGAAAATGTGCCCTTACTAACTACCACATAAAGACCGCTCTGTTGCACCTGTTGCTGAGTACAAGGCCCTCGGCGTGGGGCACTGAGAGTGTGGAGCAGAGGCTTCGGGATGTGCTCAGCTTCTTGCAGAGGAGCCTGCAGGAGAAGAGACTTCATCACATCCTGATTGGGAACAGTAAAGTGCCAGAAGACGTCCGGGTTCCTGAGATCATTCGAAAAGCTGAGCCCATCAATCTGTTCCGGTCTCTGGTGTTGCAGAGGGAACTTCATGAAGCAACAGTCAGACATTTCCACGAGATGTTGAGAAATGCGCCTGTGCTCATACAAGAGTACACGCCTCACTTCTCAAATGGAGGTTTAAACCACAGCCTTGATGTCTGAATATTTTCTAACTTTTAGTACGAGCAGATCTTGAAAGATCTTTCAGCGTTACCACGAATAATGTTAATAGCTGAACCAGATACACGAGTACTGCCATGGAAAGGTGCATATACATACAGCACTTATTTTAGTTATGGCTGATATGTAGACATGTAGTGTTTTTTGCTGCGGCTGCTTTCTTTACACTCGACAGTGTAATCAGTGTATTGAGAATAGGGCCTCTGAACAAAGCATAGCAATGTGCCAACAGTGGGTTCTGTTGTTCTAGCGGCAAAACAGATTTGATTGGTATATAGTATATCGTTTAACTATGTATAGTTAATATATTCAGTCTATAAGACTTACTGAACTTTAATAGTCGTAGTGCTTGTTTTAGAGGCCTAACTCAATATTTACCTGTAAAAAGACGAGGCACTTTTGTCAGCCGGAAACATTTCAACAGAAATACCTCTTGTATATTATGCCAGTTTATCCGGAATCATTTACCAACCAGTATCGCAGcatttttgtcttcattcaTACTGCTGCGAATCAAACGGCAGCTATAACATTTTGTAATGTTCAGTGTTAAGTGCTCAATTTCTTACTGCGTATTAGAAAGCGAGGTTTTgcgtttgaatgttttttttttttttttgtctctccatCTTTGGTGGAGCTCCATTTTATTGAATAGGAAGACTCTTTGCAGCCTGTGAGGGAAAACTAGTGATGGGCAGATGAAGCCTGACTGTATGAAGCCTTGGGGCTTTGTTTCTATTTGTGCCAAAAAACAATTGAAGCTTCAAGAAGTCTGCGTGTCATCAAGTCTGTATACTTTTGTTCAAAAGTAAACGGATTTAATGTAGCATTAAATGTAGATGTTATTGTGCAACATGTTACAATACAACAGTTAGGCGTTGTCCAAAAAGAGCTGAAATTATTTTGCTAAAATGAAACAACAATGTACTTTTTGGCGTAGACTTGGCGTGACATTTCATATGAGTCACAATGTGATGTGATTGGAGAGTGATTCATTAAATTAGCCTACTACTTTTATTACATCATTACTTGTTCGCATGAAGAAATGTTCTCATCACAGGAGTGATGATCGGCATGATCGGCCCATCTCTAGAGAAAACACaatgcctttttttgttgtagAAAATTCTGACTCAGGTCACAGTCATTACATCTCCAGTTTTTATTagaaaaatgccaaactttGGGATTAATAACTGAACACCTTTAATCATATTTACCTCACTGTACCTCATTCCCGTTATGGTGAGTTCATATTTTCCCCTCAATAACAAGGGAAGCCTTAATAGTCCAATACAAATAAATTTCCCCTTCATTGTATCCCTTAAATGTTAACTCAACATTGTATtcaccattttattttgtgtacaGACTCCAGAATAACCATgaccacaaaaaacaaaaaactggaCGGTTTAAGGTTTTGGTCGCCTAGTTTCTACAGGCCATAGTCATAGTTGGGTTTCCCCTCAACGTAAGTCTTGTAAAAGGCCTTGTAGGTGTCCAAACTGTGCATAGTGGCTTTGACAGCCGGGTCCTCCGACATGCACTCACTCCACTTCTTCAGCTCAGGTGTGTCATCAAGGCAGCTGAAAAGGGAATCAAATCACTCACCAAAGATCAAATTACCACACATGGACATAAAATGTCCTCATGAAATTAACAGACGTCATGAAGGAAAGATGACAAAGAAGACAACACGCATGATTCCCTGCTCTTAACTGTACTTATGTTTGTACTTTACTGaatatttgtactttttgctgCCCTCTATGGTGACCTTTAGTGCTTTGACATGCTTtcattaataaaatgtatttatttttaaatcctaTCCTGAGAGATTGCTACTTACATTTGCAGTTCAAAGATCTCCAGCCTTTCAAACCACGGCCACATCATGTAGTCGATCATTGTGATGGAATCACCACCGAAGAACTTGGTCTTCTTATTAACGAGGtcctgaaaaataaacattaaattcATCATTGTAGGATAAAAAACAGTAAACTAGCCAGGAACAGTAattaaagacagacacatggaTGATCTCACTTCACTCATTATCTTTGACCATTTATCACAATTCATAGACAGGAACATTTGCACTTTCGTCATTCCTGGGGACAGATTTGACTTTACAATCTACCAAACTGAATGTCTGGTGAATGTGTAAAGAAACCAGAGCTCTCAACTTTACAACCTACCTCATTTAATTTGGCAAACTTCTGTTTCAGTTCATCTTCCAGTCCTGAGACATCCTCACCCTTTCTTCTCCCCATTGGGATCTTATAGAAGTATGGTGTTATCtgtagaaaacagctgcattaaTATTATTTAGGTGGTGAACAGTAGCCaagaatacaaaaaacaacaacaacactatTTAGATGTGTGTTGACATAATATACCTTGGAAAAATGCTCCAGCATCATCTTCTGTTGAGCTTTAccaaaaggagaggaaggaagcagcTTTTTCTCGGGATAAACTTCATCCAGGTATTCACAGGTGATGGGAGACTCGTATATCACCTCCCCAGTGGTCGTCTCCAGAGTTGGGACAAGACCAAGAGGATTCCTCTCAAGGAACCAGTCAGGTTTGTCTTTCAggttgatgttgatgatgtcatgcctaaaagacaaacagaggtCATGGAAATTTAATCAAAAGCACAGGTTAAAGGAATTTCATGTTTATGTATTGGTGATGCTGTGGTTTAAAATGAAGCATCGTGAAAAGTGTCTTTACTTGATCCCTTTGGCATTCAGGACTAATCTGGTCCTTTGAGCGAAGGGGCAGAATCTCATGCTGTAAAGCCTGATGTGGCCTTGGGCAACTGGACCAGGTGCAGCACTTCCTGAAAGAAATGATGACAAAGTGCAACTAGGACAACATGTTGAGTTATGTGTGCTACCATAAATGCCTGAAAGTAATCATTTACACTCACTTCTGTTACTGCAACTCAAACTGTTTTTGAGGCATTTTttagtgtttccattttatgcttcAGCTTGTACTTCaacaacaaatcatttcagagattttttttttttactctacaCTGCAGATTTACTTGCCATTTACAGTTACGAGTTTTGTTATGGATTAATATTCTGCATACCGA
It contains:
- the LOC121613736 gene encoding inositol 1,4,5-trisphosphate receptor-interacting protein — protein: MQGAIARMCVVVAAAILNQPLLFPQENTTLPDQDEELIARMREHEARLEVEQARLEKELSLLDSKQEETGSEEGYSWYFWSAVSFVIFFTIEMCRVDLADTEIRPVEDEDVFSESGSVTPGTVVLDKDVLSNFCDKSTYISSHDNWRVREFVEGFADDLLESLRSVCDRDADMEVGDFVGIGSMFESWKVCKPLVCDLIVPFSPPDPYSFQFHLWCSPSSDMPPDVQGCGKIKVTRFGEDEEDCLCGSANLGEDMLCLLHSRNDALKVDHSPDELLCSRNTPFLAKDQVMKWFQISVTKAWGRISHKYDFEVTFRNLDAAGALKIRFRSGKVIVLNIIPVVQLEDTDAYFVSHFPSECDSYADPYWPLSFAVYERNLLKHFAKRLPQNSCHLHCLRIVTFLHRKQTGLTGKCALTNYHIKTALLHLLLSTRPSAWGTESVEQRLRDVLSFLQRSLQEKRLHHILIGNSKVPEDVRVPEIIRKAEPINLFRSLVLQRELHEATVRHFHEMLRNAPVLIQEYTPHFSNGGLNHSLDV
- the LOC121613739 gene encoding glutathione S-transferase omega-1-like; this encodes MSTEKCLAKGSAAPGPVAQGHIRLYSMRFCPFAQRTRLVLNAKGIKHDIININLKDKPDWFLERNPLGLVPTLETTTGEVIYESPITCEYLDEVYPEKKLLPSSPFGKAQQKMMLEHFSKITPYFYKIPMGRRKGEDVSGLEDELKQKFAKLNEDLVNKKTKFFGGDSITMIDYMMWPWFERLEIFELQICLDDTPELKKWSECMSEDPAVKATMHSLDTYKAFYKTYVEGKPNYDYGL